In Afipia sp. GAS231, a single window of DNA contains:
- a CDS encoding helix-turn-helix domain-containing protein translates to MNIAEKPIAAILGRRISTGDGIHMIANTYQKGIRLDTHMHREAQLVYAARGTMQVTTPKGRWLVPPDRAVWVPAQLAHAIDVLADIEMRTLYFDLAWLKREQRSASLDAEFVVRVSPLLHQAILALFDDHTTPERTALLIRLAMLELHQAEDSATFIPLPHEPRCRRAADIVLADLTGDHEIETLAREVGTSARTLSRLFAAETQLSFKSWCQRARIAAAIEKLSTDVNLSVKQLASDLGYASVPAFSHAFRQVTGKTPTEFADKV, encoded by the coding sequence ATGAATATCGCCGAAAAGCCAATTGCCGCCATACTCGGACGCCGCATCTCGACCGGCGACGGCATCCACATGATCGCCAACACCTACCAAAAAGGCATTCGCCTCGACACCCATATGCACCGCGAAGCCCAACTGGTGTATGCCGCCCGTGGCACCATGCAGGTGACCACCCCGAAAGGCCGCTGGCTGGTGCCGCCGGATCGCGCGGTCTGGGTGCCGGCGCAGCTCGCCCATGCCATCGATGTGCTGGCCGATATCGAAATGCGGACGCTGTATTTCGACCTCGCGTGGCTGAAGCGCGAGCAACGCAGCGCCAGCCTGGACGCCGAATTCGTGGTGCGGGTATCGCCGCTGCTGCATCAGGCGATCCTGGCGCTGTTCGACGATCACACCACGCCCGAGCGTACCGCCCTCCTCATCCGGCTGGCGATGCTGGAATTACATCAGGCCGAGGATTCCGCGACCTTCATCCCGCTGCCGCACGAGCCGCGCTGCCGCCGCGCCGCCGACATCGTGCTGGCGGACCTGACCGGCGACCACGAGATCGAGACGCTGGCGCGTGAGGTCGGCACCTCGGCGCGGACACTGTCTCGGCTGTTCGCGGCCGAGACCCAACTGAGCTTCAAGAGCTGGTGCCAGCGCGCCCGCATCGCCGCCGCGATCGAAAAACTCTCGACCGACGTCAACCTCTCGGTCAAGCAGCTCGCCTCCGACCTCGGTTACGCCAGCGTCCCGGCGTTTTCCCATGCCTTCCGGCAGGTGACCGGCAAGACGCCGACCGAGTTCGCGGACAAGGTATAG
- a CDS encoding flavin oxidoreductase produces MVVWTPLRFNCGREIANRFVIAPLTTDSSREDGTSPENEVEFVRRRSASGFGATISSAAYVEEGGRSWQGIGAAHDGHLSSLHRLAEAMRAAGGLAILQIYDGGRIAKPELIGEQVLRAPSAVASLRPGAKTPRAMTSDEVENLIASFREAASLARKAGFDGVEIHGANHYAVHQFFSPRANHRTDNWGGTLSKRMNFPLAVAQAVRDALGPKLIAGFRVTPFEAEADGYTVEDAKLLCDELARLNLDYISVSLDDYRLSRPTGETRVYSGPVEKVSTPAENPITAFARVIAGRSAVMASGGIKTCVDAEGAINLGADLVAVGRAVVVDPEWLAKVRSNSEASILAGLPKDELEIAKALSIPPRMVEYLLSRPGWIPRL; encoded by the coding sequence ATGGTTGTTTGGACCCCTCTTCGGTTCAACTGCGGACGAGAGATCGCAAATCGATTTGTCATTGCGCCGTTAACGACCGATTCTTCCCGTGAAGACGGGACGTCTCCCGAAAACGAAGTCGAATTCGTCCGGCGACGCTCTGCCAGCGGATTTGGAGCTACCATTTCTTCCGCCGCTTACGTCGAAGAGGGCGGCCGCTCCTGGCAGGGAATAGGTGCGGCCCATGACGGACATTTGTCCAGTCTCCACCGGCTCGCGGAAGCGATGCGTGCTGCAGGAGGTCTTGCGATCCTGCAGATTTATGACGGTGGCCGCATCGCAAAGCCCGAGTTGATTGGTGAACAAGTTCTGCGCGCGCCTTCTGCGGTTGCATCGTTGCGGCCAGGCGCCAAGACGCCGAGGGCGATGACATCAGATGAAGTGGAAAACCTGATTGCAAGCTTTCGAGAGGCTGCTTCGCTTGCTCGAAAAGCCGGTTTCGACGGCGTCGAGATCCACGGAGCCAACCACTACGCCGTTCATCAGTTTTTTTCGCCTCGGGCCAATCATCGCACTGATAATTGGGGAGGCACGCTTTCAAAGCGCATGAACTTCCCTCTCGCTGTCGCGCAGGCCGTTCGCGACGCGCTCGGTCCAAAGCTGATCGCCGGGTTTCGCGTGACGCCATTCGAGGCCGAGGCGGATGGTTACACGGTTGAGGACGCCAAACTGCTTTGCGACGAACTTGCCAGGTTGAATCTCGACTACATCTCCGTTTCGCTCGATGACTACCGGCTGAGCCGACCAACGGGAGAGACCCGGGTCTATAGTGGTCCGGTCGAGAAGGTCTCTACTCCGGCAGAGAATCCGATCACGGCATTTGCCCGCGTCATCGCGGGTCGTAGCGCGGTCATGGCAAGCGGCGGGATCAAGACGTGCGTCGATGCCGAAGGGGCGATCAACCTGGGAGCCGACCTGGTTGCCGTCGGACGCGCTGTGGTGGTCGATCCGGAGTGGCTTGCCAAAGTCCGGAGCAACAGCGAGGCATCGATCCTTGCCGGACTGCCGAAGGATGAGCTCGAAATAGCCAAAGCTTTGAGCATTCCTCCGCGAATGGTCGAATACCTGCTGAGCCGGCCAGGCTGGATCCCTCGTCTTTAG
- a CDS encoding malonyl-CoA decarboxylase: MANAFFSDLLSTISERGRTLLRRGGSSNGRPDASELLELCEALLSGRGEASGIAIARDVFDGYHELDAAGRQSFFAALARDFGPDREKLSQAIESWRAQPSDDDASDLHFASEPRRQELIRRLNRAPGGTSELVSMRADLLSLMKGNKDLAALDRDVVHLLSSWFNRGFLVLRRIDWSTPANILEQIIRYEAVHEIRDWNDLRRRIDPIDRRCYAFFHPQLSDEPLIFVEVALTEAIPTAIAPLLAAERPLVPVERARTAVFYSISNTQKGLGGISFGSFLIKQVVEELRRELPKLDTFITLSPVPGFMTWLKQAEDVPVTDEERTLLENLDKPDWHENAELTAQLRGVLEPLAAHYFLKARTSKGRVIDSVARFHIGNGARLEKIDWLGDLSPKGLRESAGIMVNYLYRLDDIEKNHEAYANQGEIAASSAVKKLLKTEGRRLLDMRLS; this comes from the coding sequence ATGGCCAACGCCTTTTTCTCCGATCTTCTCTCGACGATTTCCGAACGCGGCCGCACGCTGCTGCGGCGCGGCGGCTCTTCCAACGGCCGCCCGGACGCTTCCGAACTGCTGGAGCTGTGTGAGGCGCTGCTGTCGGGCCGCGGCGAGGCCTCCGGCATCGCCATCGCCCGCGACGTATTCGACGGCTACCACGAACTCGACGCCGCCGGACGGCAGTCGTTCTTTGCGGCGCTGGCCCGTGACTTCGGCCCGGATCGCGAAAAGCTGTCGCAGGCGATCGAGAGCTGGCGCGCGCAGCCGAGCGACGACGACGCCAGCGATCTGCACTTTGCGTCCGAGCCGCGGCGCCAGGAACTGATCCGGCGGCTCAACCGGGCGCCCGGCGGCACCAGCGAACTGGTCTCCATGCGCGCCGACCTGCTGTCGCTGATGAAGGGCAACAAGGATCTGGCGGCGCTCGACCGCGATGTCGTGCATCTGCTGTCGTCCTGGTTCAACAGGGGGTTCCTCGTGCTGCGCAGGATAGACTGGTCGACGCCGGCGAATATTCTGGAACAGATCATCCGTTACGAAGCGGTGCACGAAATCCGCGACTGGAACGACCTGCGCCGCCGCATCGATCCGATCGACCGGCGCTGTTACGCCTTCTTCCACCCCCAGCTTTCCGACGAACCCTTGATCTTCGTCGAGGTCGCGCTGACGGAAGCGATCCCGACCGCGATCGCGCCATTGCTGGCCGCCGAGCGGCCGCTGGTGCCGGTCGAGCGCGCACGCACCGCCGTGTTCTATTCGATCTCCAACACCCAGAAGGGCCTTGGCGGCATTTCGTTCGGCAGTTTTCTGATCAAGCAGGTGGTCGAGGAATTGCGCCGCGAATTACCCAAGCTCGATACCTTCATCACGCTGTCGCCGGTGCCGGGCTTCATGACCTGGCTGAAGCAGGCCGAGGACGTTCCGGTGACGGACGAGGAACGGACACTGCTGGAAAACCTCGACAAACCGGACTGGCACGAGAACGCCGAGCTGACCGCGCAACTGCGTGGCGTGCTGGAGCCGCTGGCGGCGCATTATTTCCTGAAAGCGCGGACGTCGAAGGGCCGCGTGATCGATTCGGTGGCGCGCTTCCATATCGGCAACGGCGCGCGGCTTGAGAAGATCGACTGGCTCGGCGATCTCTCGCCGAAGGGCCTGCGCGAATCCGCAGGCATCATGGTCAACTATCTCTATCGCCTCGACGATATCGAGAAGAACCACGAGGCCTATGCCAACCAGGGCGAGATCGCCGCTTCGAGCGCGGTGAAGAAACTGCTGAAGACCGAAGGTCGACGGCTATTGGATATGCGGCTGTCCTGA
- a CDS encoding GNAT family N-acetyltransferase: protein MTIVWSDSRADVDWHELEALYRAAPLGNKNAGDLQVVFGNSMFCCFAREEGRLVGAGRVLADGRDCAYLCDIAGLPSHQGIGLGKQIIERLMAQSQSHAKIILYSVAGREPLYAKFGFLRMKTAMAIFRNRQAAIDRGLLSED, encoded by the coding sequence ATGACGATTGTGTGGAGCGACAGCCGCGCCGATGTCGACTGGCACGAGCTTGAGGCGCTGTATCGGGCAGCACCACTTGGAAACAAGAACGCCGGCGATCTGCAGGTGGTTTTCGGCAACAGCATGTTCTGCTGCTTTGCCCGTGAAGAAGGCCGGCTTGTGGGCGCCGGCCGGGTTCTGGCTGACGGACGCGATTGCGCCTACCTGTGCGACATTGCCGGGTTGCCCAGTCATCAAGGCATCGGTCTGGGAAAGCAGATTATCGAACGGCTGATGGCCCAATCGCAATCCCACGCGAAGATCATTCTCTATTCGGTCGCCGGCCGTGAGCCGCTATACGCCAAATTCGGCTTTCTGCGGATGAAGACCGCGATGGCGATTTTCAGGAACCGGCAAGCCGCCATCGACAGAGGGCTGCTGTCCGAGGATTGA
- a CDS encoding mandelate racemase/muconate lactonizing enzyme family protein — protein MSVRIVDVCEITKPISSPIRNAYIDFTKMTTSLVAVVTDVVRDGKRVVGYGFNSNGRYGQGGLIRERFAPRLKEADPKSLLDADGGNLDPDKVWSALMSNEKPGGHGERSVAVGTIDMAVWDAVAKIAGKPLFRLLADRHGLTANPRVFVYAAGGYYYPGKDLSALRAEMRGYLDRGYNVVKMKIGGAPISEDAVRIEAVLKEIGKEAQLAVDANGRFDLETGIAYAKMLRDYPLFWYEEVGDPLDFALQAALAEFYPGPMATGENLFSHQDARNLIRYGGMRPDRDWLQFDCALSYGLCEYQRTLAVLKTHGWSASRCIPHGGHQMSLNIAAGLGLGGNESYPDLFQPYGGFPDGVRVENGHITMPDLPGIGFEGKSDLYQEMKALAA, from the coding sequence ATGTCCGTCCGCATCGTCGATGTCTGCGAAATCACAAAACCGATCTCCTCGCCGATCCGTAACGCCTATATCGACTTCACCAAGATGACGACGAGTCTCGTCGCAGTGGTCACCGACGTCGTGCGCGACGGCAAGCGGGTGGTCGGCTACGGCTTCAATTCCAACGGCCGCTACGGCCAGGGCGGACTGATCCGCGAGCGCTTTGCGCCACGGCTGAAGGAGGCCGATCCCAAATCCTTGCTCGATGCGGATGGCGGCAATCTCGATCCGGACAAGGTCTGGTCGGCCCTGATGTCGAACGAGAAGCCGGGCGGCCATGGCGAGCGCTCGGTTGCGGTCGGCACCATCGACATGGCGGTGTGGGATGCGGTGGCGAAGATCGCCGGCAAGCCGTTGTTTCGTTTGCTGGCCGACCGACACGGCCTCACGGCTAATCCGCGCGTGTTCGTCTATGCGGCCGGCGGCTATTACTATCCGGGCAAGGACCTGTCGGCGCTGCGAGCGGAGATGCGCGGCTATCTCGATCGCGGCTACAATGTCGTCAAGATGAAGATCGGCGGCGCGCCGATCTCAGAAGACGCTGTTCGCATCGAGGCGGTGCTGAAGGAGATCGGCAAGGAAGCGCAGCTTGCCGTCGATGCCAACGGTCGGTTCGACCTCGAGACCGGGATCGCCTACGCCAAAATGCTGCGGGACTATCCGTTGTTCTGGTACGAGGAGGTCGGCGATCCGCTCGACTTTGCGCTGCAGGCGGCGCTGGCGGAATTCTATCCCGGCCCGATGGCAACCGGCGAAAACCTGTTCAGCCATCAGGATGCGCGCAATCTCATCCGTTACGGCGGCATGCGGCCGGACCGGGACTGGCTGCAATTCGACTGCGCGCTGTCCTACGGGCTGTGCGAATATCAGCGCACGCTCGCGGTGCTGAAGACCCATGGCTGGTCGGCGAGCCGCTGCATCCCGCATGGCGGCCACCAGATGTCGCTCAATATCGCGGCCGGCCTCGGGCTCGGCGGCAATGAGAGCTATCCCGACCTGTTCCAGCCGTATGGCGGCTTTCCCGACGGCGTGCGGGTCGAGAACGGCCATATCACCATGCCGGATCTGCCGGGCATCGGCTTCGAGGGCAAATCCGATCTCTACCAGGAGATGAAGGCGCTCGCGGCGTGA
- a CDS encoding DUF3297 family protein, with product MSDQFPDRLSVNPSSPYYNEEILARDVGIRFKGVEKTNVEEYCISEGWVRVTAGNAKDRFGNPLTIKVHGPVEPYFRDKAAS from the coding sequence ATGAGCGACCAATTTCCCGACCGTCTCTCGGTCAATCCAAGTAGCCCCTATTACAACGAAGAGATCCTGGCGCGCGACGTCGGCATTCGCTTCAAGGGCGTCGAAAAGACCAATGTCGAGGAATATTGCATCAGCGAGGGCTGGGTGCGCGTCACTGCTGGCAATGCCAAGGACCGCTTCGGCAACCCGCTGACCATCAAGGTTCACGGTCCGGTCGAGCCGTATTTCCGCGACAAGGCGGCAAGCTGA
- a CDS encoding glutathione peroxidase, which translates to MPGIYDFAAQSLAGEDVPLRRFEGQVLLIVNTASACGFTPQYKGLQALQEALGPRGFSVLGFPCNQFGAQEPGDASQIGQFCESKYAVTFPMFAKIDVNGSGAHPLYQYLRAEKSGLLGSSIKWNFTKFLVDRTGKVVGRYAPTATPEAIRKDIEALL; encoded by the coding sequence ATGCCAGGCATTTATGATTTTGCGGCGCAGTCGCTTGCGGGCGAGGACGTTCCGCTCAGGCGATTCGAGGGGCAGGTGCTCCTGATCGTCAATACCGCCAGCGCCTGCGGTTTCACGCCGCAATACAAGGGCCTGCAGGCGCTGCAGGAGGCGCTCGGGCCGCGCGGCTTTTCAGTGCTCGGGTTTCCCTGCAACCAGTTCGGCGCGCAGGAACCGGGCGACGCCAGCCAGATAGGGCAGTTTTGCGAAAGCAAATATGCGGTGACGTTTCCGATGTTCGCCAAGATCGACGTCAACGGCTCCGGCGCGCATCCGCTGTATCAATATCTTCGGGCCGAAAAATCCGGCCTGCTCGGTTCGTCGATCAAATGGAATTTCACCAAATTCCTGGTCGACCGCACTGGCAAGGTGGTGGGGCGCTACGCGCCGACCGCGACGCCCGAGGCAATACGAAAAGACATCGAGGCTCTCCTGTGA
- a CDS encoding amidase family protein: protein MHDIWRLSATDLAALIKSKKVSAAEAAQAALDRLDAVNPKLNAVVDHRPAEVLAQAAAIDAAIGRDEDVGPLAGVPVTVKVNIDQQGFATTNGLKLQRDTIAKSNSPVIDNLRKSGAVILGRTNCPAFSYRWFTTNLVHGDTKNPRDPGITPGGSSGGAASAVAAGIGHIAHGTDIAGSIRYPAYACGVHGLRPTLGRIPAFNAALPERPIGPQMCAVSGPLARTIGDIRIALAAMSPRDARDPWWVPAPLEGPPMPKRVALCLNPDGLNPVPEVTAAVADAARRLERAGWTVEEISNTPPLREAAEINTKLWLGDGYEAQLEMAEREGDPGALACLRGNRSKVFPFDGAALSKALTRRLTLIREWLALFEQYAVLLMPVSGELPFPDQLDRKDEASFARVWHAQMPQIGIPLMGLPGLTVSTGLVGRIPVGVQIVSGRFREDLCLAAGEAIEAGGTPSAAIDPAG from the coding sequence ATGCACGATATCTGGCGTCTGTCGGCCACAGATCTGGCCGCCTTGATCAAATCGAAAAAGGTCTCGGCCGCGGAGGCGGCACAGGCCGCACTGGACCGGCTGGATGCCGTCAATCCAAAACTCAACGCCGTCGTCGACCACAGACCGGCGGAAGTCCTGGCGCAGGCTGCTGCCATCGACGCTGCGATCGGGCGGGATGAGGACGTCGGACCGCTCGCGGGGGTTCCCGTCACGGTAAAGGTCAATATCGACCAGCAAGGCTTTGCCACCACCAACGGGCTGAAGCTGCAGCGCGACACCATTGCGAAGAGCAACAGCCCAGTGATCGACAATCTGCGCAAATCGGGTGCGGTCATCCTCGGCCGCACCAACTGCCCGGCCTTTTCCTATCGCTGGTTCACCACCAATCTGGTCCACGGCGACACCAAAAATCCGCGCGATCCCGGCATCACGCCGGGCGGCTCGTCCGGAGGTGCTGCGTCCGCGGTCGCGGCCGGCATCGGGCATATTGCGCATGGCACCGATATCGCCGGATCGATCCGTTATCCGGCTTACGCCTGCGGCGTGCACGGCTTGCGGCCGACGCTCGGCCGTATCCCGGCGTTCAACGCGGCCTTGCCTGAACGCCCGATCGGTCCGCAGATGTGCGCGGTATCCGGCCCGCTTGCGCGCACCATCGGCGATATCAGAATCGCGCTGGCGGCGATGTCGCCCAGGGACGCGCGCGATCCCTGGTGGGTGCCGGCGCCGTTAGAGGGGCCGCCGATGCCGAAGCGCGTTGCGCTGTGCCTCAACCCTGACGGTCTCAATCCCGTTCCGGAAGTGACGGCCGCGGTCGCGGATGCCGCCAGGCGGCTGGAACGCGCGGGATGGACGGTGGAAGAAATATCAAACACGCCACCGCTGCGCGAGGCCGCCGAGATCAATACCAAACTGTGGCTCGGCGACGGCTATGAGGCGCAACTGGAAATGGCCGAGCGCGAGGGCGATCCCGGCGCATTGGCTTGCCTGCGCGGCAACCGATCGAAAGTGTTTCCGTTCGATGGCGCGGCGCTGTCGAAAGCGTTGACGCGGCGCTTGACGTTGATCCGGGAATGGCTGGCGCTGTTCGAGCAATATGCCGTGTTGCTGATGCCGGTGTCCGGCGAACTGCCGTTCCCCGATCAGCTGGACCGCAAGGATGAGGCGTCGTTTGCCCGGGTCTGGCATGCGCAGATGCCGCAAATCGGCATTCCCCTGATGGGCCTGCCCGGGCTAACGGTATCGACCGGGCTGGTGGGACGGATTCCTGTCGGCGTTCAAATCGTCTCCGGCCGCTTTCGCGAGGATCTCTGTCTCGCGGCAGGCGAGGCGATCGAAGCCGGTGGTACGCCGTCGGCGGCGATCGACCCGGCCGGCTAA
- a CDS encoding c-type cytochrome produces MRKTTLALILASITFSASAETLEERFVTCQGCHGEKGQSEIENTPSLGGQQAPYALIQLFMFREKLRTFEPMNDMAKALTDDDLRNFSDFIAKMPNPAPPADAGEPARMQRGQALTKQYLCNTCHNGDFSGKENVPRIANQREDYLAKTLGEYKDNSRHGYDGSMADVMGSVTKEQIVDLAYYIARVR; encoded by the coding sequence ATGCGTAAAACAACTCTGGCTCTGATACTGGCCTCCATCACCTTTTCCGCAAGCGCCGAGACGCTCGAAGAGCGCTTCGTCACGTGCCAGGGCTGTCACGGCGAAAAAGGCCAGTCCGAGATCGAAAACACGCCCTCGCTCGGCGGCCAGCAGGCGCCCTATGCGTTGATCCAGCTCTTCATGTTTCGCGAGAAGCTGCGCACCTTCGAGCCGATGAACGACATGGCGAAGGCGCTGACCGACGACGATCTCCGCAACTTTTCCGATTTCATCGCCAAGATGCCGAACCCTGCGCCTCCCGCCGACGCCGGCGAGCCGGCGCGGATGCAGCGCGGCCAGGCGCTGACGAAGCAATACCTCTGCAACACCTGCCACAACGGCGATTTTTCCGGCAAGGAAAACGTCCCCCGCATCGCCAACCAGCGCGAGGACTACCTCGCCAAGACGCTTGGCGAGTACAAGGACAACAGCCGTCACGGCTATGACGGCTCCATGGCCGATGTCATGGGGTCGGTCACCAAAGAGCAGATCGTCGATCTCGCTTATTATATCGCGCGCGTGCGCTGA
- a CDS encoding sorbosone dehydrogenase family protein, with protein sequence MKSYSSASRSLLLAGAFFGAFTLSAVAQQPAAAPAAGAAPAAAPAPLPPGSPLIGRPDNEAAAKLAPVAPPPLPAAPDKLPTAKLKLPPGFNIEVYAAGMANARSLALGSKGTVFVGSRLVDKVYGIENKDGKRSVKVIASGLYRPNGVAFKDGTLYIAELSKVSKIDKVEDNLDSPPKPVVIYDKLPKDEAHGWKFIAIGPDNKLYVPVGQPGNVVLHDEDHGQIRRMNLDGTGAEVYVRGVRNTVGFDWNPENKQMYFTDNGRDWLSETVPEDELNRVTKAGEHFGAPYCLQGNIIDQELGWGKDCKDYTAPVGLLGPHVAALGMRFYTGDMFPKSYKNAIIIARHGSWNKSKKQGGDVVVVKLNKDGTLKSMEPLITGFLEDNKYLGRPVDVMQLKDGSILVSDDWNGAVYRVTYGKQKVAGH encoded by the coding sequence ATGAAGAGCTATTCGTCGGCATCGCGCAGCCTTTTGCTGGCCGGTGCTTTTTTCGGTGCATTCACACTAAGCGCCGTCGCCCAGCAGCCCGCCGCCGCCCCGGCGGCCGGTGCCGCGCCGGCGGCCGCGCCCGCCCCACTACCGCCGGGCTCGCCGCTGATCGGCCGTCCGGACAATGAAGCCGCCGCCAAGCTCGCGCCGGTGGCGCCGCCGCCGCTCCCGGCCGCGCCGGACAAGCTGCCGACCGCGAAGCTCAAGCTGCCGCCCGGATTCAACATCGAGGTCTATGCCGCCGGCATGGCGAACGCGCGTTCGCTGGCGCTTGGCAGCAAGGGCACAGTGTTTGTCGGCAGCCGCCTCGTCGACAAGGTCTATGGCATCGAGAACAAGGACGGCAAGCGATCGGTCAAGGTGATTGCCTCGGGCCTCTATCGTCCGAACGGCGTCGCGTTCAAGGACGGTACGCTCTACATCGCCGAACTGTCGAAGGTCTCCAAGATCGACAAGGTCGAGGACAATCTGGACAGCCCGCCGAAGCCTGTCGTGATCTACGACAAGCTGCCCAAGGACGAAGCCCATGGCTGGAAGTTCATCGCCATCGGTCCGGACAACAAGCTCTATGTTCCGGTCGGACAGCCCGGCAACGTTGTGCTGCATGACGAGGACCATGGCCAGATCCGCCGCATGAATCTCGATGGCACGGGCGCCGAGGTCTACGTGCGCGGCGTGCGCAACACGGTTGGCTTCGACTGGAATCCCGAGAACAAGCAGATGTACTTCACCGACAACGGCCGCGACTGGCTGTCGGAGACGGTGCCGGAAGACGAACTCAACCGCGTCACCAAGGCCGGTGAACATTTCGGTGCGCCCTACTGTCTGCAGGGCAACATCATCGATCAGGAACTCGGCTGGGGCAAAGACTGCAAGGACTACACCGCGCCGGTCGGACTGTTGGGTCCGCACGTCGCAGCCCTCGGCATGCGGTTCTATACCGGCGACATGTTCCCGAAATCCTACAAGAATGCGATCATCATCGCGCGCCACGGCTCGTGGAATAAATCGAAAAAGCAGGGTGGCGACGTCGTCGTCGTCAAGCTGAACAAGGACGGTACCCTAAAGTCGATGGAGCCGCTCATCACCGGCTTTCTCGAAGACAACAAGTATCTCGGCCGCCCGGTCGACGTGATGCAGCTGAAGGACGGCTCGATCCTGGTCTCCGACGACTGGAACGGCGCCGTCTATCGCGTCACCTACGGCAAGCAGAAAGTGGCCGGACATTAG
- the pqqA gene encoding pyrroloquinoline quinone precursor peptide PqqA codes for MAWKAPKIVEVSVGMEINMYMCATRK; via the coding sequence ATGGCCTGGAAAGCACCAAAAATCGTCGAAGTATCGGTCGGCATGGAAATCAACATGTATATGTGCGCGACCCGCAAGTAA
- the pqqB gene encoding pyrroloquinoline quinone biosynthesis protein PqqB, with the protein MLRVVVLGAAAGGGVPQWNCGCPVCRTARTEHPELQSTQASIAVTADGAHWFLINASPDLRQQLTATPQLHPKAGQLRHSPIAGVILTNGEIDAITGLLSMREGSPFTLYAHERVLAILKSNSIFNVLNEKNVRRQGIEVDSAFEPALPDGSPSGIEVLPFEVPGKGAWYLEGKAHPAGRDGAGDTLGLRILDKSSGKYFYFLAACARVTDDLKSRLSGAALVFFDGTVWRDDELIVAGLGNKTGQGMGHISMSGAHGAIESLAGLDIGRKMFLHINNSNPALLHGSDERKAAEQAGWHIPADGMEITL; encoded by the coding sequence ATGCTTCGGGTCGTCGTCCTGGGCGCCGCGGCAGGTGGCGGCGTTCCGCAGTGGAATTGCGGATGTCCGGTCTGCCGGACCGCGCGAACCGAACATCCGGAATTGCAGAGCACCCAGGCCTCGATCGCCGTCACCGCCGACGGCGCGCACTGGTTTCTGATCAACGCCTCGCCCGACCTGCGCCAGCAACTGACCGCGACGCCGCAGCTTCATCCCAAAGCCGGACAGCTCCGCCACAGCCCGATCGCGGGCGTCATCCTGACCAACGGCGAGATCGATGCGATCACCGGGCTGTTGTCGATGCGCGAAGGCTCACCTTTTACCCTCTATGCGCACGAGCGGGTGCTTGCGATTCTGAAGTCCAACAGCATCTTTAATGTACTGAACGAGAAGAACGTCCGCCGCCAGGGAATCGAGGTGGACAGCGCGTTCGAACCCGCCCTGCCCGACGGTTCGCCGTCCGGCATCGAGGTTCTCCCGTTCGAAGTTCCCGGCAAGGGCGCCTGGTATCTCGAAGGCAAGGCGCATCCGGCCGGCCGCGACGGCGCGGGCGACACGCTGGGCTTGCGGATTCTGGACAAGTCGAGCGGCAAGTACTTCTATTTCCTTGCCGCCTGCGCCCGGGTGACCGACGACCTCAAGTCGAGGCTATCAGGCGCCGCCCTGGTCTTCTTCGACGGCACCGTTTGGCGGGACGACGAGTTGATCGTGGCGGGACTGGGCAACAAGACGGGACAGGGCATGGGCCATATCTCGATGTCGGGCGCTCACGGCGCGATCGAAAGCCTCGCCGGCCTCGACATCGGCCGGAAGATGTTTTTGCATATCAACAATTCGAACCCGGCCCTGCTGCACGGCTCGGACGAGCGCAAGGCCGCAGAACAAGCGGGCTGGCACATCCCCGCCGACGGAATGGAGATCACGCTGTGA